A section of the Oncorhynchus tshawytscha isolate Ot180627B linkage group LG09, Otsh_v2.0, whole genome shotgun sequence genome encodes:
- the LOC112257747 gene encoding neuroligin-3 isoform X2: MCLAEFTHHVLPAHLSKQRGTATITTRRGLLMWMLCSYWPFTVVTSQNFNPTVNTQFGKLRGLRVAVPGEVLKPVDQYLGVPYAAPPIGEKRFMPPEQPSSWSGIKNATHFMPVCPQNIRNTVPEIMMPIWFTYNLDTVANLIQDQNEDCLYLNIYIPTEDDIRNTEARPVMVYIHGGSYMEGTGNMIDGSVLASYGNVIVITLNYRVGVLGFLSTGDQAAKGNYGLLDQIQALRWISKNIGYFGGDPGRITVFGSGIGASCVSLLTLSHHSEGLFHRAIIQSGSALSSWAVNYQPVKYTRMLAERVGCNVLDTLDMVSCLQKKSARELVEQDIQPARYHVAFGPVIDGDVIPDDPEILMEQGEFLNYDIMLGVNQGEGLRFVETVVDLEDGVSGSDFDFAVSDFVDSLYGYPEGKDTLRETIKFMYTDWADRDNPETRRKTLVALFTDHQWVEPSVVTADLHARYGSPTYFYAFYHHCQSLMKPVWSDSAHGDEVPYVFGIPMVGATDLFPCNFSRNDIMLSAVVMTYWTNFAKSGDPNKPVPQDTKFIHTKANRFEEVAWSKYNPHDQLYLHIGLKPRIRDHYRATKVAFWKHLVPHLYNLHDMFQYTSTTTKVPPQDTTNSNGKRTGTTKRPPVSTAHSSNGEEEETGPLIVANPRDYSTELSVTIAVGASLLFLNVLAFAALYYRKDKRSRQDGHGSPHQASPQRQSNGNEVSHTTTTIDESLSHQMTQSSQMNQCDTLHDLHDLHDLHDLHDLHDPLHLSTNMDYTMTLRRSPDDIPLMTPNNITMIPNSLMGLPNMHPYSTFPSGYNSTGLPHSHSTTRV, translated from the exons ATGTGTTTGGCAGAGTTTACGCACCATGTGTTGCCTGCACACCTATCAAAGCAGCGAGGAACCGCAACCATCACCACCCGCCGTGGTCTTTTAATGTGGATGTTATGTTCCTACTGGCCATTTACAGTGGTGACCAGCCAGAACTTCAACCCGACTGTGAACACCCAGTTTGGGAAGCTGAGGGGCCTCCGGGTTGCGGTGCCAGGTGAGGTCCTTAAGCCCGTTGATCAGTACCTTGGGGTGCCGTACGCTGCCCCTCCCATCGGGGAGAAGCGCTTCATGCCCCCAGAGCAGCCCTCTTCCTGGTCAGGGATCAAGAATGCTACCCACTTCATGCCTGTGTGCCCTCAGAACATCCGCAACACAGTGCCTGAAATCATGATGCCCATATGGTTCACCTATAACCTGGACACAGTGGCCAACCTCATTCAGGACCAGAACGAGGACTGTTTGTATTTAAACATCTATATTCCAACAGAGGATG ACATTCGGAACACTGAGGCTAGGCCTGTGATGGTCTACATCCATGGAGGATCCTACATGGAGGGGACAGGAAATATGATCGATGGGAGTGTGCTGGCCAGCTATGGGAATGTCATCGTCATCACTCTCAACTACAGGGTCGGAGTACTAG GGTTCCTCAGTACAGGTGACCAGGCAGCTAAAGGAAATTATGGACTCCTGGACCAGATCCAAGCCCTGCGTTGGATCAGCAAGAACATTGGCTATTTTGGAGGAGACCCTGGTCGCATCACTGTCTTTGGATCTGGGATCGGAGCATCCTGCGTCAGCCTGCTCACACTGTCCCATCACTCTGAGG GCCTGTTCCACAGAGCCATCATCCAGAGTGGCTCAGCCCTGTCCAGCTGGGCCGTCAACTATCAGCCTGTCAAGTACACCCGCATGCTGGCCGAGAGGGTGGGCTGCAACGTGCTGGACACCCTGGACATGGTGTCCTGCCTGCAGAAGAAGAGTGCCAGAGAGCTGGTGGAGCAGGACATCCAGCCAGCCCGCTACCACGTAGCCTTTGGCCCCGTCATCGATGGTGATGTCATCCCTGATGATCCCGAGATCCTGATGGAGCAGGGCGAGTTCCTCAACTATGACATCATGCTGGGTGTCAACCAGGGGGAAGGGCTGCGCTTTGTGGAGACTGTTGTGGACCTGGAGGACGGCGTATCTGGCAGCGACTTTGATTTTGCTGTGTCGGACTTTGTGGACAGCCTGTATGGCTACCCGGAGGGGAAGGACACTCTGAGGGAGACCATCAAGTTCATGTACACGGACTGGGCCGACAGGGACAACCCGGAGACCAGGAGGAAGACATTAGTTGCCCTGTTCACTGACCACCAGTGGGTGGAGCCCTCAGTGGTGACAGCTGACCTGCACGCCCGCTACGGCTCGCCCACATACTTCTACGCCTTCTACCACCACTGCCAGAGCCTGATGAAGCCTGTGTGGTCGGACTCGGCCCACGGGGACGAGGTGCCCTATGTGTTTGGCATCCCCATGGTGGGAGCCACTGACCTGTTCCCGTGCAACTTCTCCAGGAATGACATCATGCTCAGCGCTGTGGTCATGACCTACTGGACTAACTTCGCTAAGAGTGG GGATCCCAACAAGCCAGTTCCTCAGGACACCAAGTTCATCCACACCAAGGCCAACCGCTTTGAGGAAGTGGCCTGGTCCAAGTACAACCCCCATGACCAGCTGTACCTTCACATCGGCCTGAAGCCTCGCATCCGTGACCACTACCGCGCCACCAAGGTAGCTTTCTGGAAGCACCTGGTGCCCCACCTGTATAACCTCCATGACATGTTCCAatacacctccaccaccactaagGTCCCTCCCCAGGACACCACCAACTCCAACGGTAAGAGGACTGGCACCACCAAGCGTCCGCCTGTCTCCACGGCCCACAGCAGTAACGGGGAAGAGGAGGAAACGGGTCCTCTGATTGTGGCTAACCCGAGAGATTACTCCACTGAGCTGAGTGTCACCATCGCTGTGGGCGCTTCACTGCTGTTCCTCAATGTGCTGGCCTTTGCCGCGCTCTATTACCGTAAGGACAAGCGCAGCCGGCAGGATGGCCACGGCAGCCCCCATCAAGCCAGTCCCCAGCGACAGAGCAACGGCAATGAAGTGagccacaccaccaccaccatcgacgAGAGCCTGTCCCATCAGATGACCCAGAGCAGCCAGATGAACCAGTGTGACACCCTGCATGACCTCCATGATCTCCACGACCTCCATGACCTTCATGACCTTCACGATCCCCTGCACCTCTCCACCAACATGGACTACACCATGACCCTGCGCCGCTCACCAGACGACATCCCCCTGATGACACCCAACAATATCACCATGATCCCCAACTCCTTGATGGGCCTTCCCAATATGCACCCCTACAGTACCTTCCCATCCGGGTACAACTCCACAGGCCTGCCCCACTCCCACTCCACCACCCGGGTATAG
- the LOC112257747 gene encoding neuroligin-3 isoform X1, with translation MCLAEFTHHVLPAHLSKQRGTATITTRRGLLMWMLCSYWPFTVVTSQNFNPTVNTQFGKLRGLRVAVPGEVLKPVDQYLGVPYAAPPIGEKRFMPPEQPSSWSGIKNATHFMPVCPQNIRNTVPEIMMPIWFTYNLDTVANLIQDQNEDCLYLNIYIPTEDGSHSKSQGVDFSHGDSEDIRNTEARPVMVYIHGGSYMEGTGNMIDGSVLASYGNVIVITLNYRVGVLGFLSTGDQAAKGNYGLLDQIQALRWISKNIGYFGGDPGRITVFGSGIGASCVSLLTLSHHSEGLFHRAIIQSGSALSSWAVNYQPVKYTRMLAERVGCNVLDTLDMVSCLQKKSARELVEQDIQPARYHVAFGPVIDGDVIPDDPEILMEQGEFLNYDIMLGVNQGEGLRFVETVVDLEDGVSGSDFDFAVSDFVDSLYGYPEGKDTLRETIKFMYTDWADRDNPETRRKTLVALFTDHQWVEPSVVTADLHARYGSPTYFYAFYHHCQSLMKPVWSDSAHGDEVPYVFGIPMVGATDLFPCNFSRNDIMLSAVVMTYWTNFAKSGDPNKPVPQDTKFIHTKANRFEEVAWSKYNPHDQLYLHIGLKPRIRDHYRATKVAFWKHLVPHLYNLHDMFQYTSTTTKVPPQDTTNSNGKRTGTTKRPPVSTAHSSNGEEEETGPLIVANPRDYSTELSVTIAVGASLLFLNVLAFAALYYRKDKRSRQDGHGSPHQASPQRQSNGNEVSHTTTTIDESLSHQMTQSSQMNQCDTLHDLHDLHDLHDLHDLHDPLHLSTNMDYTMTLRRSPDDIPLMTPNNITMIPNSLMGLPNMHPYSTFPSGYNSTGLPHSHSTTRV, from the exons ATGTGTTTGGCAGAGTTTACGCACCATGTGTTGCCTGCACACCTATCAAAGCAGCGAGGAACCGCAACCATCACCACCCGCCGTGGTCTTTTAATGTGGATGTTATGTTCCTACTGGCCATTTACAGTGGTGACCAGCCAGAACTTCAACCCGACTGTGAACACCCAGTTTGGGAAGCTGAGGGGCCTCCGGGTTGCGGTGCCAGGTGAGGTCCTTAAGCCCGTTGATCAGTACCTTGGGGTGCCGTACGCTGCCCCTCCCATCGGGGAGAAGCGCTTCATGCCCCCAGAGCAGCCCTCTTCCTGGTCAGGGATCAAGAATGCTACCCACTTCATGCCTGTGTGCCCTCAGAACATCCGCAACACAGTGCCTGAAATCATGATGCCCATATGGTTCACCTATAACCTGGACACAGTGGCCAACCTCATTCAGGACCAGAACGAGGACTGTTTGTATTTAAACATCTATATTCCAACAGAGGATG GGTCCCACAGCAAGAGTCAAGGAGTGGATTTCTCTCATGGTGACAGTGAAG ACATTCGGAACACTGAGGCTAGGCCTGTGATGGTCTACATCCATGGAGGATCCTACATGGAGGGGACAGGAAATATGATCGATGGGAGTGTGCTGGCCAGCTATGGGAATGTCATCGTCATCACTCTCAACTACAGGGTCGGAGTACTAG GGTTCCTCAGTACAGGTGACCAGGCAGCTAAAGGAAATTATGGACTCCTGGACCAGATCCAAGCCCTGCGTTGGATCAGCAAGAACATTGGCTATTTTGGAGGAGACCCTGGTCGCATCACTGTCTTTGGATCTGGGATCGGAGCATCCTGCGTCAGCCTGCTCACACTGTCCCATCACTCTGAGG GCCTGTTCCACAGAGCCATCATCCAGAGTGGCTCAGCCCTGTCCAGCTGGGCCGTCAACTATCAGCCTGTCAAGTACACCCGCATGCTGGCCGAGAGGGTGGGCTGCAACGTGCTGGACACCCTGGACATGGTGTCCTGCCTGCAGAAGAAGAGTGCCAGAGAGCTGGTGGAGCAGGACATCCAGCCAGCCCGCTACCACGTAGCCTTTGGCCCCGTCATCGATGGTGATGTCATCCCTGATGATCCCGAGATCCTGATGGAGCAGGGCGAGTTCCTCAACTATGACATCATGCTGGGTGTCAACCAGGGGGAAGGGCTGCGCTTTGTGGAGACTGTTGTGGACCTGGAGGACGGCGTATCTGGCAGCGACTTTGATTTTGCTGTGTCGGACTTTGTGGACAGCCTGTATGGCTACCCGGAGGGGAAGGACACTCTGAGGGAGACCATCAAGTTCATGTACACGGACTGGGCCGACAGGGACAACCCGGAGACCAGGAGGAAGACATTAGTTGCCCTGTTCACTGACCACCAGTGGGTGGAGCCCTCAGTGGTGACAGCTGACCTGCACGCCCGCTACGGCTCGCCCACATACTTCTACGCCTTCTACCACCACTGCCAGAGCCTGATGAAGCCTGTGTGGTCGGACTCGGCCCACGGGGACGAGGTGCCCTATGTGTTTGGCATCCCCATGGTGGGAGCCACTGACCTGTTCCCGTGCAACTTCTCCAGGAATGACATCATGCTCAGCGCTGTGGTCATGACCTACTGGACTAACTTCGCTAAGAGTGG GGATCCCAACAAGCCAGTTCCTCAGGACACCAAGTTCATCCACACCAAGGCCAACCGCTTTGAGGAAGTGGCCTGGTCCAAGTACAACCCCCATGACCAGCTGTACCTTCACATCGGCCTGAAGCCTCGCATCCGTGACCACTACCGCGCCACCAAGGTAGCTTTCTGGAAGCACCTGGTGCCCCACCTGTATAACCTCCATGACATGTTCCAatacacctccaccaccactaagGTCCCTCCCCAGGACACCACCAACTCCAACGGTAAGAGGACTGGCACCACCAAGCGTCCGCCTGTCTCCACGGCCCACAGCAGTAACGGGGAAGAGGAGGAAACGGGTCCTCTGATTGTGGCTAACCCGAGAGATTACTCCACTGAGCTGAGTGTCACCATCGCTGTGGGCGCTTCACTGCTGTTCCTCAATGTGCTGGCCTTTGCCGCGCTCTATTACCGTAAGGACAAGCGCAGCCGGCAGGATGGCCACGGCAGCCCCCATCAAGCCAGTCCCCAGCGACAGAGCAACGGCAATGAAGTGagccacaccaccaccaccatcgacgAGAGCCTGTCCCATCAGATGACCCAGAGCAGCCAGATGAACCAGTGTGACACCCTGCATGACCTCCATGATCTCCACGACCTCCATGACCTTCATGACCTTCACGATCCCCTGCACCTCTCCACCAACATGGACTACACCATGACCCTGCGCCGCTCACCAGACGACATCCCCCTGATGACACCCAACAATATCACCATGATCCCCAACTCCTTGATGGGCCTTCCCAATATGCACCCCTACAGTACCTTCCCATCCGGGTACAACTCCACAGGCCTGCCCCACTCCCACTCCACCACCCGGGTATAG
- the LOC112257747 gene encoding neuroligin-3 isoform X3, protein MVYIHGGSYMEGTGNMIDGSVLASYGNVIVITLNYRVGVLGFLSTGDQAAKGNYGLLDQIQALRWISKNIGYFGGDPGRITVFGSGIGASCVSLLTLSHHSEGLFHRAIIQSGSALSSWAVNYQPVKYTRMLAERVGCNVLDTLDMVSCLQKKSARELVEQDIQPARYHVAFGPVIDGDVIPDDPEILMEQGEFLNYDIMLGVNQGEGLRFVETVVDLEDGVSGSDFDFAVSDFVDSLYGYPEGKDTLRETIKFMYTDWADRDNPETRRKTLVALFTDHQWVEPSVVTADLHARYGSPTYFYAFYHHCQSLMKPVWSDSAHGDEVPYVFGIPMVGATDLFPCNFSRNDIMLSAVVMTYWTNFAKSGDPNKPVPQDTKFIHTKANRFEEVAWSKYNPHDQLYLHIGLKPRIRDHYRATKVAFWKHLVPHLYNLHDMFQYTSTTTKVPPQDTTNSNGKRTGTTKRPPVSTAHSSNGEEEETGPLIVANPRDYSTELSVTIAVGASLLFLNVLAFAALYYRKDKRSRQDGHGSPHQASPQRQSNGNEVSHTTTTIDESLSHQMTQSSQMNQCDTLHDLHDLHDLHDLHDLHDPLHLSTNMDYTMTLRRSPDDIPLMTPNNITMIPNSLMGLPNMHPYSTFPSGYNSTGLPHSHSTTRV, encoded by the exons ATGGTCTACATCCATGGAGGATCCTACATGGAGGGGACAGGAAATATGATCGATGGGAGTGTGCTGGCCAGCTATGGGAATGTCATCGTCATCACTCTCAACTACAGGGTCGGAGTACTAG GGTTCCTCAGTACAGGTGACCAGGCAGCTAAAGGAAATTATGGACTCCTGGACCAGATCCAAGCCCTGCGTTGGATCAGCAAGAACATTGGCTATTTTGGAGGAGACCCTGGTCGCATCACTGTCTTTGGATCTGGGATCGGAGCATCCTGCGTCAGCCTGCTCACACTGTCCCATCACTCTGAGG GCCTGTTCCACAGAGCCATCATCCAGAGTGGCTCAGCCCTGTCCAGCTGGGCCGTCAACTATCAGCCTGTCAAGTACACCCGCATGCTGGCCGAGAGGGTGGGCTGCAACGTGCTGGACACCCTGGACATGGTGTCCTGCCTGCAGAAGAAGAGTGCCAGAGAGCTGGTGGAGCAGGACATCCAGCCAGCCCGCTACCACGTAGCCTTTGGCCCCGTCATCGATGGTGATGTCATCCCTGATGATCCCGAGATCCTGATGGAGCAGGGCGAGTTCCTCAACTATGACATCATGCTGGGTGTCAACCAGGGGGAAGGGCTGCGCTTTGTGGAGACTGTTGTGGACCTGGAGGACGGCGTATCTGGCAGCGACTTTGATTTTGCTGTGTCGGACTTTGTGGACAGCCTGTATGGCTACCCGGAGGGGAAGGACACTCTGAGGGAGACCATCAAGTTCATGTACACGGACTGGGCCGACAGGGACAACCCGGAGACCAGGAGGAAGACATTAGTTGCCCTGTTCACTGACCACCAGTGGGTGGAGCCCTCAGTGGTGACAGCTGACCTGCACGCCCGCTACGGCTCGCCCACATACTTCTACGCCTTCTACCACCACTGCCAGAGCCTGATGAAGCCTGTGTGGTCGGACTCGGCCCACGGGGACGAGGTGCCCTATGTGTTTGGCATCCCCATGGTGGGAGCCACTGACCTGTTCCCGTGCAACTTCTCCAGGAATGACATCATGCTCAGCGCTGTGGTCATGACCTACTGGACTAACTTCGCTAAGAGTGG GGATCCCAACAAGCCAGTTCCTCAGGACACCAAGTTCATCCACACCAAGGCCAACCGCTTTGAGGAAGTGGCCTGGTCCAAGTACAACCCCCATGACCAGCTGTACCTTCACATCGGCCTGAAGCCTCGCATCCGTGACCACTACCGCGCCACCAAGGTAGCTTTCTGGAAGCACCTGGTGCCCCACCTGTATAACCTCCATGACATGTTCCAatacacctccaccaccactaagGTCCCTCCCCAGGACACCACCAACTCCAACGGTAAGAGGACTGGCACCACCAAGCGTCCGCCTGTCTCCACGGCCCACAGCAGTAACGGGGAAGAGGAGGAAACGGGTCCTCTGATTGTGGCTAACCCGAGAGATTACTCCACTGAGCTGAGTGTCACCATCGCTGTGGGCGCTTCACTGCTGTTCCTCAATGTGCTGGCCTTTGCCGCGCTCTATTACCGTAAGGACAAGCGCAGCCGGCAGGATGGCCACGGCAGCCCCCATCAAGCCAGTCCCCAGCGACAGAGCAACGGCAATGAAGTGagccacaccaccaccaccatcgacgAGAGCCTGTCCCATCAGATGACCCAGAGCAGCCAGATGAACCAGTGTGACACCCTGCATGACCTCCATGATCTCCACGACCTCCATGACCTTCATGACCTTCACGATCCCCTGCACCTCTCCACCAACATGGACTACACCATGACCCTGCGCCGCTCACCAGACGACATCCCCCTGATGACACCCAACAATATCACCATGATCCCCAACTCCTTGATGGGCCTTCCCAATATGCACCCCTACAGTACCTTCCCATCCGGGTACAACTCCACAGGCCTGCCCCACTCCCACTCCACCACCCGGGTATAG